From one Chrysemys picta bellii isolate R12L10 unplaced genomic scaffold, ASM1138683v2 scaf872, whole genome shotgun sequence genomic stretch:
- the LOC135979442 gene encoding alpha-2-macroglobulin-like, producing the protein MTSYVLLTYLTTQPAPSQDDLSLAAQIAKWISKQQNPNGGFSSTQDTVVALQALSRYGVSTYAKSGGASTVTLQSTGNFQSQFQVDHKNRLLLQRVALPEVPGDYSMGVTGEGCVYVQTSLRYNVLPKPGEAPFALEVHTVPKTCDSARAQRTFNIAINISYTGKRPVSNMVIIDVKMLSGFVPMKSSVRMLEGHNHIHRTELSTNHVLLYMEQVSNVTRSFSFAVEQDFPVQSLKPALVKVYDYYETDEFAIAEYSAPCSKVGAEQSNV; encoded by the exons ATGACGTCCTATGTGCTCCTCACTTACCTCACCACTCAGCCGGCGCCATCCCAAGATGACCTGTCATTAGCAGCTCAAATTGCAAAGTGGATCAGCAAGCAGCAGAATCCCAATGGGGGCTTCTCCTCCACCCAG GACACAGTGGTGGCGCTCCAGGCACTGTCCCGATATGGAGTCTCCACCTATGCCAAGAGCGGAGGAGCATCCACAGTGACCCTGCAATCCACAGGGAACTTCCAGTCCCAGTTCCAGGTGGATCACAAGAACCGTCTGCTGCTCCAGCGTGTGGCACTGCCAGAGGTGCCAGGGGACTACAGCATGGGGGTGACAGGAGAAGGATGTGTCTACGTGCAG ACCAGCCTGAGGTACAACGTGCTCCCCAAGCCGGGCGAGGCGCCATTCGCGCTGGAGGTGCACACAGTCCCCAAGACATGTGACAGCGCCAGGGCTCAAAGGACCTTTAACATCGCCATAAACATCAG CTACACAGGGAAACGCCCCGTCTCCAACATGGTCATCATTGACGTTAAGATGCTGTCAGGATTCGTACCTATGAAGTCATCAGTGAGGATG ctggaaggacataaccaCATCCACCGCACAGAACTGAGCACCAACCACGTGCTGCTCTACATGGAGCAG gtgaGCAACGTGACTCGGAGCTTCTCCTTCGCGGTGGAGCAGGACTTCCCCGTGCAGAGCCTGAAGCCGGCACTGGTGAAAGTCTACGATTACTACGAAACGG ATGAATTTGCCATCGCTgagtacagcgccccctgcagcaaaG TGGGAGCCGAGCAGAGCAATGTGTGA